Below is a window of Lytechinus variegatus isolate NC3 chromosome 4, Lvar_3.0, whole genome shotgun sequence DNA.
TAAATCATAGCCAATTACTTCAATGTAATAAGAGCTTTGTTAATTGTAAATTAACGCAACCTGCATCGTGTCGCCTggactccgtaacacaaagttttgcgatgaataaaaaatatgaaagaacgcttctgattggttctaACTCAATATTTTGcgacaaatgcgcgtgtaacattgatcttgattagccaattcatttagcgattgatcgctaatctttgtgtacGGAGCCATGGTCTATGCCAGGAGATGCAGAAACGGGGGAGGGGGCTGCATGgatgggcttcagcccccacctTTTCCCCAAAACAGCGTACAAAATCGTCAAAACTACCATCTGACTGTGATTTTTTCCATGGTCAGCCCCCGACTTTTGGCTAAAtcccccccacacacttttAAAACCGTTCCGCTGCCCTGTACTCAGTGGTCCCTTTAACATAGTTAAATATAGATTGGTGTACTTGGCAAGCGTGCAcaacttttttcttttgaaaaattaaCAATTAATGGAGTACTTAACTAAtcgaataaaatgaaagatcatTTGCAAAAAGCTGCTCGAGAGCAACCTAAGAAATGTGTTATAGTCATCAATCTTCTCATAATGTAGGCAAGGACAATGTTTGAAGGCGAAAAGGCCGGCTTGAGCGCCATCTTAGCCACTGGATTGGTCCGCTGCCCGAGACCTATCGAGATCTACGACCTCAAGGATGGTCCAGGATCGATCTTTGTCATGGAGTATATGGAATTGAGAGATCTTGATCGGTATGCTGCCACGTTGGGTGAAGCTATTGCAAGGTAATATAATCAGACATAAGAGTATAGGGGTGTAAACGAATATCTTGGCATATATTAATGGGCATCAATTTACCTctctttttattgttaaatatttattatcaaaGAAAAAACAACGCTGAATTTCTGACATCcattattattcaatttctaTTACCTGTTATACCTGTTCTAATCAAACCGTCGTTAATTAATCCCGAACATTCAGGGGTTACTGATCTATATTGACGACGCTTCGTCACAATTTTTGTGCATATCACATTTATTTAATATAAAACAAAGGGAAGTAATATGCAATGAAAATCAGGTTACATTCTTCAAAGAATAACGTACCGGActgatgattgaaaaaaaatgaattactgATAAACAATATGACAAGAAAATTTACATGAAACGATTATACATTGGTGATtgcagaaaagaaaatggaaatagaTCAAGCACACGCTTCCTGAAATGAAGAGAGTGGATAGGGAGATAGAAAGAATGAACTTGAAGAAAAGATGGAGGAGGAAGAAACGTGTGACAAgcaagaagaagagaaagaagacgaagaataagaatgagaaaaaaggggaagaaaatggAGAAgcaggaggagaagaagaagaatagaaAACGGAGAAAACGAAGGGAGTGGAATAGAAAGTTTCGTAAATAAGATAATATTGCACTATAggcatttaattgaaaaaattgaaatgaaaaaaaaatctttatgtTATTGCCATTTATATACTTTTTCCATCACAGTATATTCTCCAGGTTAACTTTGATGTTTTCTtttctcataaattttgtcCGATACTTCGATCTGGCGTCCTCAAAATTGTTGACTCATTACGCCtgaatttattcacattttatgcAACAAATCAGGTTACATCTCCACAACAGTCGTCTGAAGACGAAAGAGGAAAAGCACGAAGGCAGGATCGGTGGGGTCCCGGTTTCGCGTCCTACATACATGCAGGATGTAAATGGGGAAGATGTCGAGGAGGAAACCCAGCGATCTGTCTCTCAGTTTGGATTCCATACCACAACTTGCGGAGGATATCAACCTTTAGATAACACATGGTCGGATGATTGGATGGTAAGATTGTCCGTCTTAAATTTGTAACACGCGAACATTTTTCATAGCATTGTGCAAGATTAGGTAAGCTCATCTGGCATGTCGGGAGAAAAATGTAATAGTCCAAAACTTGGAGAAAGTTATCTATAAATATCTTTAGTCGCAAACCATCCGTGTGCAGTTTGAACGAATATCATGAAGACGTTAATGCAAGAAGTATGTGTACTTTGACTGCATATCAAGGGTATGGCTAGACAACGCATTCCGGTCCCCCTCCCAAGACAATGaggcaggggcgtcgatccatttttcagattggggggggggggcaaaatcatgaatcaattttccaaaggcgctcgatcacacaacaCAAACAAACTCTAACaaacatatgcctatatatatgtgtatatatatatacacacacacacacacacacacacacatatatatatatcgagaAACATATCTctccagcagattaatgcgagcgcgaagcgcgagctgaaaattttgatatttcgatctgaaaaaaatggagatatatatatccaacaaaagattattgcaaatcgaagaggtttagaactgaaaacggaaCTATATTCACctatcatggaaagtatgggtttttgttacagaaatgatgcgagcgcgaagcgcgagctgaaattttttaatattccaatctgaaaagtggacatttggagcacgattttagacgaagaaggacttgtgtatctcaatctcgcttgccgatttctgtgtaacattacaatcttatcttatttttagcacatgcggaattatggggggggggggcaaaacgatatgtttgcccccccaatattttcattggtgggacgatcgcccccctgcccccccccccataatcgacgcctctgcaaTGAGGCAAACGCTTGAAATCATCACGCCTGCTTTGATTAAATCAGGAATAAGATCTGGGATATAGGAAACTTACGAGAATGAAACTAATAATTACCCCAAAAGAGCAAtacttcatttttaaagaacaaaCCAATGTCGTCGCCTCCGAACCCCACACCTGTTTCATATCAACACCTTCTCATGTTCTTTTCTCGACATTTCTATCCTTCGCAAATTTGAACAGAACTTGATTCGAACTGTGAAGCATGCCAACAGTTGTGAAGGATATCGATGAAAGAATGTGGTTTTCTAGGATGCAGGGGATTGCCTAGTCCTAGAAGGACGTTTTTGAAGTCATCCTATGCTCTATGTTTGAGCCAGGAGATCCACCCCGCCCCGACATACCACAGGGATAATATTTATCACCCTTACTTTTCAGATAAACCCAGTATCACAGGCTGCGGATTTGGGGAATGAATTCGCTTCACTCCCCACTTTTTTTCTGCCAACATGTACAAAGACCTGAAAATATCCATCTCATTGTGATTCTTTGCGCACATTTAGCTCCCCGGCCTTTGCAATTTCAAAAAAATCGGCGGCCCCTCAGTACTATACCAGAGGGAACTGCCGACGTTACAATCCTACcaacattgtaaaaaaatattgggtaaaattttaaccagcacgagggtatatgtgtccaaccaatgtgggggcagtattttacccaatgcgggaagtatATTtcccagtaaggttaaaaaataagcagcgaTTACTTTAGAAGGGGCAAATTTTttatcacactggataaattaaaatgcccaaaagaaatacCCAATGTTGGCTGGACACATAATCACCcgcatggagcatttttacccaatattttttagggTGAATGTCGAACAAGGTGCAAAGCATAAACACAAATGTATGTCCAATAGTGATACCAGGAAAGCAAATACATAGGAATAACTTGAGTGTGATATATTTATACCATCAGAATTTCTACGTCCGCCAAAGACTAAAGCCTAAAGTAGACAACATTGAACGAAAGTATGGGGACCGCACACTCATCGAGCTGTGGCCGCGTCTTCTAGCGGTTATACCGAGGTTGTACCGCGGTATTGACAGCATCGTCCCTGCCTTACTTCATGGTGACCTCCACGGGGGTAACGTCGCAGAGACAACGACGGGGCCAGGTGGGTTACTTCGAAATGCTCATTAAGTTAATGAGTTCATGCAACTTTATTTCCACATTCGTACATGAAAGATGTCAAAGACATCTCAACATCACAAAAACATCAGAATAAAAAGCATAGTACAAAATATCTATTCTTCTTTATATCGTTATTTTACTTTCTCTCTGCTCCACCCCTTAACACATTTATATTTGTTTCAATATATTTACACCACAAGGTAGCACACGATttatacccggggggggggcacttacattgacgagtggataccatgcgcgaccaaaaaaaaaacgtaaaaaggatgtctttttcaagataggacacgttacgtacgtaacgtgataagggtgtcaagaacacaaaaataatgggaaaaagggtatctatttcgctaggaaagctatacgtgtttagggtcaaatttgcggggatgataaaacaagattcaaatgttttatgaaggatgtccttttgccccaacactatatgtgtttagagtctgatttgcgccAGGTGCGGTGttgaaggtggggccgtactaattaaaccaaatggtgtgtaaaggtaaagccgacgaccgacggacccgtgcGACATATATATCACTGTACTTGTTTCGGGGTCCTTTTCAgtgaatacttgccaagagaatcgttttgtttccaatacttgttaagggtagggtttcagacgccaatacttgttaaggggcgTATtgtcagaatatggaaaatacgtgtttagggtgcttttcgagacccaatggtcgcgcatggtatccactcgtcaatggaagtgcccccggGGGATTTATAATAGTCCTGAGCagctggggggggggcgttaAAACCATCTACCCTCTTGATGATTTCCTCCCCAAACATTGCCAATAGTGAACTATGACCTAAATTCTACAAAATAAACATGTCATACAGAATAACAGTTCTATTATTTTACTCCCTCTCGCTTTATCTTGTAATATCCATGCATTCCTACCAACGGAAAATGATACGCATACGAACGTGCCAAAATAAACCACTTGTGACTTTTTTTATGCTTAGCATGCTTGTCCTGATGTAACTTCCACCCCTCATCCCTATCCCCTTCTTCATGCACTTTTTTCTGTTTCCTTGTCTCGATCTCCTTATTTTGTAGTGACATATGATCCTGCTTGTTTCTACGGGCATCACGAGTTGGATCTTGCTGAGACGCGAGACTTTGTCGACTTCAACCAAGATTTCTACCCAGCCTATTACCGATTGGTTCCCAAAGCAGAGGGTTTCGACGAGAGGGAAAAACTCTATAAAATATTCCATTACCTCAACAACTGGTAAGAAAAGGACACAGGTTTGACATATAGAATGTTCTTTTTCTACGTTAATACATAGTTCCCTCTTTCATGAATCGCCCCACACGGAGATCTTAATCGTGTAACTATCTTAGTGATAGTGTCAGATCGTATCAGATCAGTCGTGACAATCataccaggggcggatccaggattttgaaatagggggggcggcgccagcggcgagggagcgaagcgaccgagcggggggagggtgtgggaggggggatacccccctcccacggcaaggactttttcaaaaaatcatgtccaaaagtcgtattttgagagcacctttagaagaaaaatgcacacttaaatcactgtaacttcatgaataaaagacacatactgactcatttaggagctggtttccagtcacacaccgtataagcggtcattcaaaacatacatttggcaaaggctcttcacttgcttgcatcgtgtgattgaaacgtcaaatttaaatgatacgaaactgagacttgtaatcgataagttccgaataatccattctgtttattgtcatttgtgtatttacattgtgtgtttcaaacgagaattgtttagtcgtatggcaacatgcataaaatttggttcttttttccccaaaatgcacagtttgctccttgataattcgttggaatgattgcttcggcgaaacttagttggggcgccctggataatatgcctctgaatctaccagaaagtgtaaaagttagtttacattaaatacaaataattatgtctgacctatacatttcagtgaaaacgtacatgaccaaggcagaatgataatgctgcgcacgtggcgcccgatatagggcttcatctttgagtgaagaataatctcggggatagacattatcattcgcatcgttgacactttctctcgcgatctgttacttacaatttacatgtatttgccataaagacggacaaacgcatgttacaaaaacacaaaatttcgggaaaaaatgatatccaatccaacatcttcacactggtcactgcactgcaactcccgattacaagtggtgcaactttccaaccaatcgacttgcgcgccctggaattctggaatttacatattgcaatacagtatgacagaggtgcatttgtgcgaacacaaaggccatgagcgtaagttaaaatatagttttgactagatctagcccttgaaattgactacattgtaccaatccagtaaatataaccataaaaaaaaaattcggcgaaaataggggggggggggggggggcgcgcccggggcgcccccctctggatccgccactgcatactgattacaaaaaaataagaatggttCGAAAATTCTCGCTATTAGTTATACGGAAGGTAAATCGTGGTATTTGCAACGGATCGCACGATAGTAGTAACAAAGCATTAATAGTTATGCacagtgaaaaataaaataaacaaattaaagctACTTTCATTGAAACGGTTAAATTATAGGGATTTGGCCAACTCTATCCACCCAAACGCAATGGCACaaagagacaaatcattttgGGGAGGCATTCTTAGCATATGgggcaaatttttgaaataattggCAAGCAAGTGAAAACGTTgaccttttaaaaatgaaaattgaatttggtGATAGTTTTATACATTACattagaaatatatttcacgCCTTTCCGttccttttcttcctcctttttttcttcttcttgatcttaaaccttttttttgggggggggagggagagggcaAGTgcccaaagccccccccccctacatctATTCACCAGTGTTCAATTCTATCctacaggggcgtcgatccatttttcagatcggggggggggggcaaaatcataaatcaattttccaaaaaggcgctcgatcacacacaaaaaaacaaacacacacacatatgccgatatatatatatatatatatatatatatatacatatctcaccagcagattaatgcgagcgcgaagcgcgagctgaaaattttgatattttgatctgaaaaaaaaattagtttaatggacgttttaataaagaacaagatatatatatatccaacaaaagattattgcaaatcgaagtagttcttttgaggtttagaactgaaaacgggaccatattctCCTATTTAATCATAGAAAGTATGGGCTTTTGTTActgaaatgatgcgagcgcgaagcgcgagctgaaattttttgatattccaatctgaaaagtggacattttgagcacgatttgagcacgattttagacgaagaacgagttgtgtatctcaatctcgcttgctgatttctgtgtgaCATTacaatctcattttatttttagcacatgcggatttattgggggggcaaaacgatatgtttgccccccaataatttcattggtggggcgaccgccaccccccctgccccccaataatcgacgcctctgctaTTCTAGCTAACCCATGTTCAATATTTTGCTAAACTTTTCTAATATTTCactctcttattttttcttttcgcCTATTTCAGGAGTCACTTTGGACCCAAGTATAAAGACAAAGTAATAACGCTCATCGGCGAGCTGGTGGAAAAGTGACCATGTACTGCTTTATATGTATATTCTACATATAGAATACTGATATGCAAATTATACAGTCTAATTTGAAACATGGTATTGCATTTTGATATATCTCATTGTGaatattatatcatatatatcATATCAATGTACAGTAGATATTCTATGTTTTTTCCCAATCGTCTTGAAGTATTCAATTGTATGTGCAATTGTGTATTTAATtgtgtcattttcatttttatgcttTCAATAATCTAACTGTCATGGTTGcagtgaataaataataatatcctGTATATCTATACTATTCTATCATAGTTGGATAATTcttcaaaatctattttttttcatcgtggagtttatttatttttttactaaacTATGAACCTATAGATACAACCCCTTtgtatacaaaaatatagaaaaaataagCAATCAATTAATTGCTATTTGGGAACTTGTAATTGACCGAAATTagacaaataaattaaattgaagacaaaataAACCTTCGCATATAATCATTACCATGCTGCTGCCTTACTGTTTGGAAAACGGAAgtctctttatattttttatgtacattatTTCTCTAGTGTACTGATcggtttcatttattttcagaatGAACTACCTCTTCATGTCCATGAAAGGTTCATCCTCAATCACAAGACTCATATATCGTTTCTTGAAAATGTTTgttcataatatacatgtacgtatgtgAAGCACAATAAGATGCATCATCATTATTGGGTAACAAGctgaaataataattgtatttcattacaatttATAAATGTACTGTTCAAACTTTTTGTGGCAGCTCAAGAATATAAGATGCTGCGTAGTTGTGATaagcaattcattttttaaaatattcattcCTTATATCTTGTCTATATTTGGTTAAAATCATATTGAAGTACTTgccatctttttcttttgatgaaatacatacaaattaAGGTCATTTTACCTGCACAATGTATCAAATATGTACTAATTGATAAAATTCTCCTTTTCAAACGTATATAATTCTTTTTATAGGGTACGATACTTCTGATTTAAAAGTACATGATTTCAACCCATTTGGTATCCTACTCCTAATTGTCTTATGCATGCTGAATTCTTGTAGTTGCAATATTACTGATGTAACAAGAATCAGCACTTCCAAGGGGTTGCATTACCTACCAacatacatttttcatttttatattattcCTTGTCATTTCTTAATTTGCCATCCATgcattttcctttaattttcggtagttgtattttgttaattctATGCAACTGtttaacttacatgtacttatttTTGTCCATAGATCGACTATGTATCCAGCACTTGGAAACAATGCATATTAAGTACTTTATAAATGTTGTtcactattcattttaattttatttagtaCACTCTCAACAATTTGGTAAAAGCTTTTAGTAACACTCagatataataatatcaatgttaaACAAAACATTGGACAGTATGGATTATTCCATACTTCCATTTTATTCTTCTCAATGCCAATTTATTTGTCCATGAAGTTTCATCAAGTGTTATTAAAAGTATTCATTAAAAGTTTGAAGAGCCCCTGCAATCTAAATTTAAGATGATTATTATTGCTGCTCAGTTCTAAATGTAACTCATATGTTGCTGTTTGAATATCCACATATATTTCATagatttttacaatattttaaaaagaacattacTAAACTTTTGAAGCCATACACTTTTTAAGAGGATAGAACTAATAGCAAGTTGAAAATATTCAttcgaaaaataaaaaatcttagAAACATATTTGAATACTCAAATAAAATAGTTGTATTTCACAATTTTGCATCAATAagaatgaatttcaatttttagttGCAGGGACCCTGTAAGTATATTCATATTTCCAAGTtagaacaaataaataaatcaatgcCATACATCAAGAGGCATTCATCAATATTGCATTTTATTgctgattattattatctatcaaAAATAAGAATCTTCCTCAAACTGTCAGATTATCACATAATCCCAAGGAGGAGAATCACAGTGATATAGGTTTGACTTACAGTCATGTGTTCGTACAATGAACAGACAATATGCATATAACATCTGTGAATGATAtagacaataaaataatgctggTCCCTGTGCAAAGTACAACTAATTCAATAATGAACTCAATATTGCTTCGATTTTCATGGGACTCAAAGTGTAGGCTACTAACCGACTGAAAAGGgctgaatgatttatttttattacatctgaaatcagatatttacatgtagctgacATTCTATAGCTTGGTCAATGATTTAAGAATATAAATGTATGGAAATGAGTGATAACATTTATATGTTTGTGCATAGCAACATTTCCATGCAAGCCCTTACTTTAATACGGTAAGTAAATATGGATTTGTTGAAGTCTAATCCTTGGTCACTTTAGTGAAGAGAGTTATTAATCTCCAACAACTATCCCTATTATAAGTAACATTTGAGGAAAGTAATACTCAGTTTTTATATAGCACAGTTACAATTAAGACTCTTAGCACTCTATAAAAGTGTAAtaagacagaaaaaaatgatgaagtaaAATCTTGTATTAAACGGATAATGGatttctaataattttttttacatgtacatgacttgtccATTCCCAATCAAATGCATCTCTTTGTTGTATGATAAGGGCTGGGTAATATATTGCATGAATGGATACTGAGTATCCACTCATCACCAAATCACAATTATATAACTTCCTACGAATACTTGTCTGGCGACAGGAAATGTGCTCCTTCGAAAATTGCTCCAGTATCTATTTTGTCtaaagatgtagggttaggatTGGAATATGGTTAGGTTTATGGTAGGGTACAGTATTAAATCCACAGTTAAAGCTCGATAAGTGTGTGACATTTATAGCGGAGCAATGGTTGCcaaagcaaatgtcatggaaccactTGTCTAACATTGTAACAGACCATGTTCTTGAGTTACGGGTAATGATTAATATCGCGCAGGTGTATTGAAAGGGACATGGGTAAGATATGAGAAGTGATATGGTCTGCATCTTATCTCTTCCAACCCCCATGAGTTGGATTAAATTAGGGAGGTATGCTTTTTCACTTGCACATACAGCAGCAGTTTAGGTAGGatcttttgttaaaaaaagatcGAAACCACTATTTTTTCAATATGGAAAAAATGCGTACCTACATATAATCATCTATTTATTAAGGTTTCAatgtacaaatattttcatactGTGTCATATATTGCAAACCTACATAATACCAATCA
It encodes the following:
- the LOC121412614 gene encoding ketosamine-3-kinase-like isoform X1 translates to MTVLRILIFSKMEEALYDLTGLKTLEEIPSLMTLGQGFISECRSFQSEKGKFFVKMNTKSQARTMFEGEKAGLSAILATGLVRCPRPIEIYDLKDGPGSIFVMEYMELRDLDRYAATLGEAIARLHLHNSRLKTKEEKHEGRIGGVPVSRPTYMQDVNGEDVEEETQRSVSQFGFHTTTCGGYQPLDNTWSDDWMNFYVRQRLKPKVDNIERKYGDRTLIELWPRLLAVIPRLYRGIDSIVPALLHGDLHGGNVAETTTGPVTYDPACFYGHHELDLAETRDFVDFNQDFYPAYYRLVPKAEGFDEREKLYKIFHYLNNWSHFGPKYKDKVITLIGELVEK
- the LOC121412614 gene encoding ketosamine-3-kinase-like isoform X2, with amino-acid sequence MEEALYDLTGLKTLEEIPSLMTLGQGFISECRSFQSEKGKFFVKMNTKSQARTMFEGEKAGLSAILATGLVRCPRPIEIYDLKDGPGSIFVMEYMELRDLDRYAATLGEAIARLHLHNSRLKTKEEKHEGRIGGVPVSRPTYMQDVNGEDVEEETQRSVSQFGFHTTTCGGYQPLDNTWSDDWMNFYVRQRLKPKVDNIERKYGDRTLIELWPRLLAVIPRLYRGIDSIVPALLHGDLHGGNVAETTTGPVTYDPACFYGHHELDLAETRDFVDFNQDFYPAYYRLVPKAEGFDEREKLYKIFHYLNNWSHFGPKYKDKVITLIGELVEK